One Aquisediminimonas profunda genomic region harbors:
- a CDS encoding acetolactate synthase large subunit, with amino-acid sequence MSQKASDLFIQCLEQEGVEYIFGVPGEENLDFLDSLSRSKQIRLILTRHEQGAGFMAATYGRHTGKAGVCLATLGPGATNFVTAAAYAQLGGMPMMMITGQKPIKKSKQGRFQILDVVAMMGPITKYTHQMASSDNIPSRVREAFRLAEEEKPGAVHIELPEDIADEHTDSLPLTRSIARRPSADPKAVSAAVARLEAAKAPILVIGAGANRTSTGKMLREIIEKTNIPFLTTQLGKGVIDERHPRFVGCAALSAGDFVHRAVEASDCIVNIGHDVIEKPPFFMRPDGAQVIHISGRSAEVDPVYFPQIEVIGDIANAIWQIKEAITPQPHWNFDFMLKARAAEVAHTASISGDARFPIYPPHLVSQVRSAMPDDGIICLDNGVYKIWFARGYAAYHANTVLLDNALATMGAGLPSAMMSSMVYPDRKVMAICGDGGFMMNSQEMETAVRLKLNITVLILNDNSYGMIRWKQANMGFKDWGLTYGNPDFVKYAESYGANGYRVESAAHLDELLKHTLATPGVHLIDCPVDYSDNDKILNRDIKELSAKL; translated from the coding sequence ATGAGTCAGAAGGCATCCGATCTATTCATCCAATGTCTCGAACAGGAAGGCGTCGAATATATCTTCGGTGTTCCCGGTGAGGAGAATCTGGACTTTCTCGACTCACTCTCGCGATCGAAGCAAATCAGGCTCATCCTGACGAGGCATGAACAGGGCGCCGGCTTCATGGCCGCAACCTACGGACGGCATACCGGAAAGGCGGGCGTCTGCCTTGCAACGCTCGGCCCCGGGGCAACCAATTTCGTTACGGCGGCTGCCTACGCCCAGCTTGGCGGCATGCCGATGATGATGATCACGGGCCAAAAACCGATCAAGAAATCGAAGCAGGGGCGATTCCAGATCCTCGACGTCGTCGCGATGATGGGGCCGATCACCAAATATACCCACCAGATGGCGTCGTCCGACAATATTCCGAGCCGCGTGCGAGAAGCCTTTCGCCTCGCCGAGGAAGAAAAGCCAGGTGCCGTGCATATCGAATTGCCGGAAGACATCGCGGACGAGCATACCGACAGCCTTCCACTGACGCGGAGTATCGCCCGTCGGCCAAGCGCGGATCCCAAGGCAGTTTCTGCAGCTGTTGCAAGACTGGAAGCGGCGAAGGCACCCATCCTCGTCATCGGCGCAGGCGCCAATCGCACGAGCACCGGCAAGATGCTGCGCGAAATCATCGAAAAGACAAACATTCCTTTTCTCACGACACAGTTGGGCAAGGGCGTGATTGATGAGCGTCATCCGCGATTCGTTGGCTGTGCAGCGCTGTCGGCGGGCGATTTCGTCCATCGTGCGGTCGAAGCATCAGACTGTATCGTCAACATCGGCCATGACGTGATCGAGAAGCCGCCCTTTTTCATGCGCCCGGATGGGGCACAGGTGATTCACATTTCAGGGCGATCGGCTGAAGTCGATCCGGTCTATTTCCCGCAGATCGAAGTAATCGGGGATATCGCCAATGCGATCTGGCAGATCAAGGAAGCCATTACGCCGCAACCGCACTGGAATTTCGATTTCATGCTGAAGGCGCGCGCGGCGGAAGTGGCGCACACGGCAAGCATTTCTGGCGATGCCCGTTTTCCGATCTACCCGCCACACCTCGTAAGTCAGGTCCGCAGTGCCATGCCGGATGACGGGATCATCTGCCTCGACAATGGTGTATACAAGATCTGGTTCGCCCGCGGCTATGCAGCTTACCATGCAAACACTGTTTTGCTCGACAACGCGCTCGCGACGATGGGTGCCGGCCTGCCCTCGGCAATGATGTCGTCGATGGTCTATCCAGACCGTAAGGTCATGGCGATCTGCGGAGACGGCGGGTTCATGATGAACAGCCAGGAAATGGAAACGGCTGTCCGGCTGAAACTCAACATCACCGTGCTGATCCTCAATGACAACAGCTATGGCATGATCCGCTGGAAGCAGGCCAATATGGGTTTCAAGGATTGGGGGCTGACCTATGGAAACCCCGATTTTGTCAAATACGCCGAAAGCTATGGGGCAAATGGCTATCGCGTCGAGAGCGCTGCCCACCTTGATGAACTACTCAAGCACACACTGGCGACGCCGGGTGTCCATCTGATCGACTGCCCGGTCGATTATTCGGACAATGACAAGATCCTCAATCGTGACATCAAGGAATTGAGTGCAAAGCTGTGA
- a CDS encoding D-2-hydroxyacid dehydrogenase, with protein MSDKVIAVLPGIAQALLSNGLPDWVEPRFFMSKDEALALAPEAEIGWFDMYDKGDMALTISRATKMKWLYSVYAGVDGMPLELLAERGVTFTNGAGINAITIAEYVVMGMLTVAKGYREVVHAQDRHEWLHDSPGKVELFGSKALLLGYGAIGKLIEARLNGFGVETTAVRRTPSKGTLAPHEWREKLSEFDWVILAVPSTPETENMIGEAELAFMKPSATLVNIARGSVVDQDALVVALRDGQIGAAFLDVTDPEPLPEGHPLWSLDNAHITMHLSGRATTLMFQRAGQRFLENLARYRDGATLQHGVDLALGY; from the coding sequence ATGAGCGACAAGGTCATTGCCGTCCTGCCGGGCATTGCTCAGGCACTATTGTCGAACGGGCTGCCAGACTGGGTTGAGCCACGCTTCTTCATGTCCAAGGATGAAGCTCTTGCCTTGGCCCCTGAAGCAGAGATCGGCTGGTTCGACATGTATGACAAGGGCGATATGGCGCTCACGATATCCCGTGCAACCAAAATGAAATGGCTTTATTCCGTTTATGCCGGGGTTGACGGCATGCCTCTCGAACTTCTCGCAGAGCGCGGCGTGACTTTTACGAACGGCGCAGGGATCAACGCCATTACTATTGCCGAATATGTCGTCATGGGAATGCTGACCGTGGCAAAAGGCTACAGGGAGGTCGTGCACGCGCAGGATCGTCACGAATGGCTTCATGATTCTCCTGGCAAGGTCGAACTGTTCGGGTCCAAGGCTTTGTTGCTCGGCTATGGCGCCATTGGCAAACTGATTGAGGCACGATTGAATGGTTTCGGCGTCGAAACGACGGCCGTGCGCAGGACTCCAAGTAAAGGCACGCTTGCTCCCCATGAATGGCGTGAGAAACTCTCTGAATTCGACTGGGTCATTCTTGCCGTTCCGTCTACGCCCGAGACTGAAAACATGATCGGCGAGGCGGAATTGGCTTTCATGAAGCCAAGCGCGACTCTCGTGAATATTGCCCGCGGCTCAGTGGTTGATCAGGACGCCCTGGTTGTGGCGTTGAGAGACGGGCAAATTGGGGCAGCTTTTCTCGACGTAACCGATCCCGAGCCCCTCCCGGAAGGCCACCCGCTGTGGAGCCTCGACAACGCGCACATCACGATGCATCTCTCCGGACGGGCGACGACACTTATGTTCCAGCGCGCTGGGCAAAGATTTCTTGAGAACCTGGCGAGATATCGGGATGGTGCAACACTGCAACACGGCGTCGATCTTGCACTTGGCTATTGA
- the cysS gene encoding cysteine--tRNA ligase — protein sequence MKTAAPLMLFNSLTRTLEPFVPLHVGEARVYTCGPTVYNYPHIGNMRAYVFADTLGRVLSYKGYKVTHVINITDVGHLTDDADAGEDKMEKMAAEKAQSIWDIARHYTEAYWADVKALNIRQPAHWSIATDYVPQMIEFAKSIADTHCYLLDSGLYFDTSTVANYGALARARTDGGEGRIEEVAGKRHAADFAIWRKTPASETRQMEWDSPWGRGAPGWHLECSVMSEALLGLPFDIHTGGIDHREIHHPNEIAQNQARCHSDDSGARYWMHNNFLIERSGKMSKSAGEFLRLQLLIDKGFHPLAYRLMCLQAHYRSELEFSWENLAAALVRLKRMVMGVTRLRDITAAHKGPVVELANFVDQFDSAVSNDLNTPEALLVLEAALASSAKDREVQIALVQKLDSVLGLNLFSLTRADLRIRPKSAVITEAEIEAALADRREARAAKDFAKSDAIRDDLIAKGVEVMDGDPLGWDWKLEI from the coding sequence ATGAAAACTGCTGCGCCCCTGATGCTCTTCAACAGCCTGACACGAACGCTGGAGCCTTTCGTGCCGCTTCATGTCGGTGAAGCCCGCGTCTACACCTGCGGCCCGACGGTCTATAATTATCCGCATATCGGGAACATGAGGGCATATGTCTTTGCCGACACTCTGGGACGCGTCCTGAGTTACAAGGGTTACAAGGTTACACATGTCATCAATATTACCGACGTCGGGCACCTGACCGACGACGCAGATGCGGGCGAAGACAAGATGGAGAAGATGGCGGCTGAAAAAGCGCAGTCCATCTGGGACATCGCCCGCCACTATACCGAAGCCTATTGGGCTGACGTGAAGGCCCTCAACATTCGACAGCCTGCACATTGGTCGATTGCAACGGACTACGTGCCTCAGATGATCGAGTTCGCAAAATCGATTGCGGACACGCATTGCTACCTGCTGGACAGCGGCCTCTATTTCGACACATCGACGGTCGCCAACTATGGTGCCCTTGCGCGAGCAAGGACAGATGGCGGTGAGGGACGTATCGAGGAAGTCGCCGGTAAGCGTCATGCTGCCGACTTTGCCATCTGGCGCAAGACTCCTGCCAGCGAGACGCGACAGATGGAATGGGACTCTCCTTGGGGGCGCGGAGCGCCTGGGTGGCATCTCGAATGCTCTGTGATGTCGGAAGCACTGCTGGGACTGCCGTTTGATATCCACACCGGCGGCATTGACCACCGCGAAATTCATCATCCGAACGAAATCGCCCAGAATCAGGCGCGCTGCCATTCAGATGACAGCGGCGCGCGCTATTGGATGCACAATAATTTCCTGATCGAACGGTCCGGCAAAATGTCGAAATCCGCCGGCGAGTTTCTGCGGCTTCAGTTGCTGATCGACAAAGGCTTCCACCCCCTCGCCTATCGCCTGATGTGCCTTCAGGCGCATTACCGCAGTGAGCTTGAGTTCAGCTGGGAAAATCTCGCCGCAGCACTTGTGAGGTTGAAGCGCATGGTGATGGGTGTGACGCGACTTCGCGATATAACTGCAGCGCATAAGGGTCCCGTTGTCGAGCTCGCGAACTTTGTCGATCAGTTTGACAGCGCGGTCAGCAATGACTTGAACACGCCAGAGGCGTTACTGGTTCTCGAAGCTGCTCTGGCCTCTTCTGCCAAAGATCGTGAAGTGCAGATTGCCTTGGTCCAAAAACTGGACTCGGTGTTGGGCCTGAATCTTTTTTCCCTTACCCGAGCTGACCTTCGTATCCGCCCCAAATCGGCCGTCATCACAGAAGCCGAAATCGAAGCAGCGCTTGCCGACCGCAGGGAAGCGCGCGCTGCAAAGGATTTCGCCAAATCTGACGCAATTCGCGACGATCTGATTGCAAAAGGTGTCGAAGTCATGGACGGTGACCCGCTCGGGTGGGACTGGAAACTGGAGATATGA
- a CDS encoding adenylate/guanylate cyclase domain-containing protein: MPESQGGRTYFAFATSARTGLRQLGFWRLLLTIAFLAGAVLIARYGWKLPLAIEAERALYDWRQVLTAEKVDQDERIVMIVYTDETLAATGKRSPLDRAILAKALARIDSFKPKAIGIDILIDQPQPEDPKIIEAFRNLKTPTFLAYASASTAEDKMMLWQQQFLENFLKQISSGPVKPASIMIQTDDDNVLRSWPKLPQDLPDLLPIALEPSSKASFEGYDRSIRYRLPAFNERPVFASIPIDTFAQDALFASPEATALFRKQIEGKYVLIGGHIQDIDIFETPLNKLTGRSTWGIETFAHMLAQELDGQLAEPPPTWIKWIAAVLVIFAAASTAMSNARPLAVSLTVIAEFAAIALIPFWAQSRGIDTQGLPAFGWGLGWVLAFASVGTAARAIGSEQRKFAQSALGKYLPRDIAAEILRDPESLALHGEKREIFVVFTDLEGFTKLSHAIEPEMVATLLNRYLEMLSNVVLEHGGTIDKFVGDAVVAFWGAPISRSDDGERAARAAWAMYQAGEEFRKSVPEGVPAIGKTRVGLHHGEAIVGNFGGEGRIQYTALGDSMNTASRLESANKQLKSSILVSREAAELSGLDWYRSLGRVVLRGRATPVEILEPCPNVPSETLKAFNDLARQANSGDVSAITALKKQSTKNPKDEALANFVFRLVHLEEGGYFVLD, translated from the coding sequence ATGCCCGAAAGCCAAGGCGGCAGGACATATTTCGCCTTTGCGACTTCGGCGCGAACAGGTTTGCGCCAGCTGGGGTTCTGGCGGCTGCTGCTCACAATTGCGTTCCTTGCAGGAGCGGTCCTGATTGCGCGTTATGGCTGGAAGCTGCCTCTCGCGATTGAGGCCGAGCGTGCACTTTACGACTGGCGGCAAGTGCTGACTGCCGAAAAGGTCGATCAGGACGAACGCATCGTGATGATCGTCTATACTGACGAAACGCTAGCCGCCACGGGGAAGCGATCCCCGTTGGACCGCGCAATACTGGCAAAAGCACTGGCGCGCATCGACAGCTTCAAGCCGAAAGCCATCGGGATCGACATCCTGATCGATCAACCTCAACCTGAAGATCCGAAAATCATCGAGGCCTTCCGCAATCTGAAGACGCCCACTTTCCTTGCCTATGCGTCTGCAAGCACGGCGGAAGACAAGATGATGCTCTGGCAGCAACAGTTTCTCGAAAATTTCCTGAAGCAGATTTCGTCGGGACCCGTGAAGCCGGCCAGCATCATGATCCAGACTGATGATGACAACGTCCTGCGCAGTTGGCCAAAACTGCCACAAGACCTGCCTGACCTGCTGCCGATCGCTCTTGAACCGTCAAGCAAAGCCTCGTTCGAGGGGTATGACCGCAGCATCCGATATCGCCTTCCGGCCTTTAACGAACGCCCTGTCTTTGCAAGCATTCCCATCGACACATTTGCGCAGGATGCGCTGTTCGCGAGCCCTGAGGCGACGGCGCTGTTCCGCAAGCAAATTGAAGGCAAATATGTCCTGATCGGCGGACACATTCAGGACATCGATATTTTTGAAACACCGCTGAACAAGCTCACCGGACGCTCGACATGGGGGATTGAGACTTTCGCGCACATGCTTGCGCAGGAACTGGACGGGCAATTAGCAGAACCGCCCCCCACCTGGATAAAATGGATCGCCGCCGTCCTCGTCATATTCGCCGCTGCCTCGACCGCAATGTCCAATGCGCGTCCGTTGGCGGTCAGCTTGACCGTCATTGCCGAATTTGCAGCAATTGCTCTCATCCCGTTCTGGGCCCAGTCCCGCGGGATAGATACCCAAGGATTGCCGGCCTTTGGCTGGGGCCTAGGTTGGGTACTTGCATTTGCGTCCGTTGGAACCGCAGCGCGCGCCATTGGTTCCGAGCAGCGCAAGTTCGCACAGAGCGCTCTTGGAAAATATTTGCCTCGCGATATTGCAGCGGAAATCCTGCGGGATCCGGAAAGCCTTGCGCTGCACGGCGAAAAGCGAGAGATTTTTGTCGTCTTCACGGATCTTGAGGGCTTCACCAAACTGAGCCACGCAATCGAACCGGAAATGGTCGCAACCCTGCTCAATCGCTACCTGGAAATGCTGAGCAATGTTGTGCTCGAACACGGTGGCACGATCGACAAATTTGTGGGCGATGCCGTAGTCGCTTTCTGGGGTGCGCCAATCAGTCGGTCGGACGACGGAGAGCGTGCTGCCCGGGCGGCATGGGCAATGTACCAGGCTGGTGAGGAGTTCCGAAAGTCTGTTCCAGAGGGCGTGCCCGCAATTGGCAAGACCCGGGTCGGACTGCATCATGGCGAAGCAATCGTTGGAAACTTTGGGGGTGAGGGACGCATCCAGTATACAGCACTTGGCGATTCCATGAACACGGCGTCGCGGTTGGAATCCGCGAACAAGCAATTGAAATCCAGCATTCTCGTAAGCCGGGAGGCCGCAGAGCTTTCTGGGCTCGACTGGTATCGCTCACTTGGGCGAGTCGTTTTGCGCGGCCGAGCGACACCGGTAGAAATTCTGGAACCATGCCCAAATGTTCCGTCGGAAACGCTCAAGGCCTTTAACGACCTTGCAAGGCAAGCAAATTCAGGTGATGTGTCTGCGATCACAGCGCTAAAGAAACAGTCGACTAAAAACCCCAAAGATGAAGCTTTGGCCAATTTTGTCTTTCGCTTGGTTCATCTGGAAGAAGGAGGCTATTTTGTCCTGGACTAG